The Oscillatoria sp. FACHB-1407 genome window below encodes:
- a CDS encoding RNA recognition motif domain-containing protein: MSIYVGNLSYEVTQDDLSQTFAEYGTVRRIQLPTDRETGRLRGFAFVEMGTDAEETAAIDALDGAEWMGRDLKVNKAKPREERGSSGSWGNRSNSSRRY; this comes from the coding sequence ATGTCAATTTATGTTGGTAATCTATCGTATGAAGTCACACAAGATGACTTAAGCCAAACCTTTGCCGAATATGGCACGGTTAGACGAATTCAGTTGCCGACCGATCGCGAAACAGGAAGATTACGCGGATTTGCCTTCGTCGAGATGGGAACTGACGCAGAAGAGACCGCTGCGATCGATGCACTAGACGGTGCTGAATGGATGGGGCGCGATCTCAAGGTTAACAAGGCCAAACCCCGTGAAGAAAGAGGTTCCTCTGGAAGCTGGGGCAATAGAAGCAATTCTTCTCGCCGTTATTAG
- a CDS encoding peptidoglycan DD-metalloendopeptidase family protein gives MNDVKDKFQDGETVKVGQAIAKVGNSDNTSEPHLHIHARRENTGQSLLEGEGLN, from the coding sequence TTGAACGACGTAAAAGATAAATTTCAAGACGGTGAGACGGTTAAGGTTGGACAGGCGATCGCCAAAGTTGGCAACTCTGACAATACTAGCGAACCTCATCTACACATCCATGCTCGCAGAGAAAATACAGGTCAGTCACTTTTAGAGGGTGAAGGGCTTAATTAA
- a CDS encoding pentapeptide repeat-containing protein translates to MNIKELCSRYAAGQRDFSNLNLMAGNLRNLNLKGINLTRANLTKANLTNTNLSCANLTGAILTGATLNKTNFTQANLTDANLSDTNLVDANLSQAYRRHTAKTTNSSMNPIMQ, encoded by the coding sequence ATGAATATCAAGGAACTTTGCAGCCGGTACGCAGCAGGACAAAGGGATTTCAGCAATCTCAATTTAATGGCAGGAAATCTAAGAAACCTGAACTTGAAAGGGATCAATCTCACCAGGGCTAATTTGACGAAGGCAAATCTGACAAACACAAACTTGAGCTGTGCAAATCTCACTGGAGCAATCTTGACTGGAGCGACGTTGAACAAGACGAATTTCACTCAAGCAAATCTAACAGACGCCAACTTAAGTGATACCAATCTGGTTGATGCTAATCTAAGCCAAGCTTATCGAAGACATACAGCCAAGACAACAAACAGCAGCATGAAC
- a CDS encoding pentapeptide repeat-containing protein has translation MDRTELQMLFAAGERDFQNIDLSSATLSCVDLRGANLVRANLRHANLRWADLRQANLRWADLRGADLSWARLEGADLSSADLKGAKMPDGTIHS, from the coding sequence ATGGATAGAACTGAACTCCAAATGCTGTTTGCAGCAGGAGAGCGAGACTTTCAAAATATTGACCTTAGTTCAGCCACTCTTAGCTGTGTGGATTTGAGGGGTGCAAACCTCGTGAGAGCTAATTTACGTCATGCAAATTTACGATGGGCAGATTTGCGGCAGGCAAACCTGCGATGGGCAGATTTGAGAGGCGCAGATCTCAGTTGGGCAAGGCTGGAAGGAGCCGATTTAAGTTCTGCTGACTTAAAAGGGGCAAAAATGCCAGATGGAACAATTCATAGCTGA
- the rpsU gene encoding 30S ribosomal protein S21 produces the protein MTQIIPGEYEGIESSLRRFKRAVSKAGIFPDMKKHRHFETPIEKRKRKEIAKHKQRKRKFRY, from the coding sequence ATGACTCAAATTATTCCGGGCGAGTATGAAGGAATTGAGTCCAGTTTGCGTCGCTTCAAGCGAGCAGTATCTAAAGCAGGAATTTTTCCTGATATGAAAAAGCATCGTCACTTTGAAACACCGATCGAAAAACGGAAGCGCAAAGAGATTGCCAAACATAAGCAGCGTAAGAGAAAGTTTCGATATTAA